One genomic window of Psychrobacter cibarius includes the following:
- a CDS encoding ABC transporter substrate-binding protein yields MFTNLLSIPVPVFKRPLLTTMMATLIATASLTGCTSPDSSDSETATITTENETADTVSNATNNGESTTSIKIDTAKGEISLPVNPSPIAVYDMTLMQDLAALEVPIQGMPSNMLLDNLQAKNQPEPKEVGTLFEPDLEALNALQPQAILIGSRTAKKYDELASIAPTLDMSVDTADIYESSKRRLSDLGALFGKSEQAAKLQGDIDGLLAETKAATKDKGKGLVVMVNGNKMSVYGTESRYGFIHTVLNIPIADNQIKDGNHGQPISFEYIQKTNPDWLFVVDRSAAIGEDGAGAKAVLDNPLVAQTNAWSNNQVVYLSPDSYLAFGGYYQWMQDLTTIKEAFANAK; encoded by the coding sequence ATGTTTACTAATTTACTCTCTATACCAGTGCCCGTATTCAAACGTCCTTTATTAACAACTATGATGGCAACATTAATAGCTACCGCCAGCTTGACAGGCTGTACCTCACCCGACTCTAGCGATTCTGAAACTGCAACGATTACAACAGAGAATGAAACGGCAGATACCGTATCGAATGCTACGAATAATGGCGAATCTACCACTAGTATAAAAATTGATACTGCAAAAGGTGAGATAAGCTTACCAGTTAATCCGTCACCCATTGCAGTATATGACATGACGTTAATGCAAGATTTAGCGGCTCTTGAAGTACCTATTCAAGGTATGCCAAGCAATATGTTGTTAGACAATCTGCAAGCAAAAAATCAACCGGAGCCAAAAGAAGTAGGTACATTGTTTGAACCGGATCTTGAAGCCTTGAATGCACTACAACCACAGGCAATATTGATTGGGAGTCGCACTGCTAAAAAATATGATGAATTAGCAAGTATTGCTCCTACTCTTGATATGAGTGTCGATACTGCCGATATTTATGAATCGAGCAAACGTCGCTTGTCTGACTTAGGCGCTTTATTCGGTAAAAGCGAGCAAGCGGCAAAACTACAAGGTGACATCGATGGTCTGTTAGCAGAAACCAAAGCTGCCACCAAAGATAAAGGTAAAGGCTTAGTGGTCATGGTCAATGGCAATAAAATGTCCGTATATGGTACTGAGTCACGCTATGGTTTTATTCATACCGTACTTAATATCCCAATAGCAGATAATCAAATTAAAGATGGTAATCACGGTCAGCCAATCTCGTTTGAATACATACAAAAAACCAATCCAGACTGGTTATTCGTCGTCGATCGCAGTGCTGCCATTGGTGAAGATGGTGCTGGTGCCAAAGCCGTATTGGACAATCCACTGGTCGCGCAAACCAACGCATGGAGTAACAATCAAGTGGTCTATCTTAGCCCAGACTCATACCTTGCCTTTGGCGGTTATTATCAATGGATGCAGGATTTGACGACCATTAAAGAGGCTTTTGCTAACGCTAAATAA
- a CDS encoding iron chelate uptake ABC transporter family permease subunit: protein MFRSLSALIARLINPDDFVVVQSASYAQFNTVNPQLLGISIVICAISALFIWRWRYQCDVLMLGKSQAINLGINYQRLAFGLLTVIAVLVATATSLVGPVTFFGLLVCALTNRIARHMYHSERLILVCLVAMICLVLGQTIFEQLLGMAGVLSVVIELAGGLVFLILIFMTQRR from the coding sequence TTGTTTCGCAGCTTATCAGCCCTGATTGCCAGATTGATCAATCCTGATGATTTCGTCGTCGTGCAATCTGCCAGTTACGCACAATTCAATACAGTCAATCCTCAGCTGCTTGGTATCAGCATTGTTATCTGTGCCATTAGCGCACTGTTTATCTGGCGCTGGCGTTATCAATGTGACGTATTGATGCTTGGCAAATCACAAGCCATTAACCTCGGTATCAACTATCAACGCTTGGCATTTGGGCTATTAACGGTCATTGCGGTATTGGTCGCCACGGCAACCTCATTGGTCGGTCCAGTGACCTTCTTTGGGCTGTTGGTTTGTGCGCTAACCAATCGTATCGCTCGGCATATGTATCACAGCGAGCGTCTGATATTGGTCTGTTTGGTGGCGATGATTTGCTTGGTACTCGGTCAGACGATATTTGAGCAACTATTGGGCATGGCGGGTGTGCTATCGGTCGTCATTGAATTGGCTGGTGGCTTGGTATTCTTAATATTAATTTTTATGACTCAGCGTCGTTAA
- a CDS encoding ATP-binding cassette domain-containing protein: protein MIKLNNISHHIGKQQILHNITLSLPSAQVIALIGPNGAGKSTLFSVMARLQPLQSGQVSFAVDNEERDIVSCHARTLSKTVAMLGQDNQVQGRLRVHELLMFGRYPYHQGQPTADDQQKVQEIIERFELAPLAERFLSTLSGGQRQRVLIAMIVCQDTPYLLLDEPLNNLDMYHAGRLMRELRELSHSQQKTVVIVLHDINQAAQFADTVVTMKEGQVMAVGQPAEVITQTTMKDLYNVDVTVLNHQGRPVIVDSL from the coding sequence ATGATTAAACTCAATAACATCTCGCACCATATTGGCAAACAGCAAATTCTTCATAACATTACGTTGTCGTTACCAAGCGCACAAGTGATTGCCCTGATTGGTCCCAATGGCGCAGGTAAATCTACTTTATTTTCGGTCATGGCACGCTTGCAACCGCTACAGTCGGGACAGGTCAGTTTCGCTGTAGATAATGAGGAACGTGATATTGTTAGTTGTCATGCGCGAACCTTGTCCAAAACTGTGGCGATGCTTGGACAAGACAACCAAGTACAAGGACGACTTCGCGTGCATGAGCTGCTGATGTTTGGGCGTTATCCTTATCATCAAGGGCAACCGACGGCTGATGATCAGCAAAAAGTGCAAGAAATTATCGAACGTTTTGAGCTTGCGCCGTTAGCCGAGCGTTTTTTATCGACACTATCAGGTGGTCAGCGTCAGCGAGTATTGATTGCGATGATTGTTTGCCAAGATACGCCTTACTTATTGCTCGATGAGCCGCTCAATAATTTAGATATGTATCATGCTGGTCGCCTGATGCGTGAGCTGCGCGAATTGAGTCATAGCCAGCAAAAAACCGTGGTCATTGTGCTGCACGATATCAATCAAGCTGCGCAGTTCGCCGATACCGTGGTCACTATGAAAGAGGGTCAGGTAATGGCTGTCGGTCAACCTGCAGAGGTCATCACCCAAACAACCATGAAGGATCTGTATAACGTCGATGTTACCGTACTCAATCATCAAGGTCGCCCAGTGATTGTCGATAGCTTATAA
- a CDS encoding FepA family TonB-dependent siderophore receptor — MPTLPISSASINALYLPKPLRLATGKALLGIAIASILSTTAFAAEIDSRNVPQIAAQEIDEQQAMPSVELDTIVVKAAREELEQAAGLSVISEEAIKKASISNDIAEIVRKMPGVNLSGSSTSGQRGNQRQIDLRGMGPNNTLILIDGRPVTSRNAVRPGRASEQDTRGDSQWVPPSAIERIEVLRGPAAARYGSGSMGGVVNIITKAPTKKEFSVTGHYESPESDLEGKDWRTNINMAGSLSDKLSFRTTLGYHDSEGDDPYINAEDAQIVDGRDGPVASIAAGVEGVENIDVRQLFEYAMDAMNTVGFEVNYSTQDNRWAGDSQFQNVNNDLVETLAGESTNKMRRYGAAITHRGDYDNTRSNSYLEFSRTNNERLAEGTAGGGEGQIKPPAAGEDYNWNEATYDTLNAKSEWDIFFDRHTLTAGAEFRGEKLTNPLVSDLTFDDGFDFGDVETDPAKRDPKSDAYLVGAYVEDNYQITPDWYVTPGLRFDYHSEAGSNWSPSINTTWDFSPNWSVKTGISRAFKAPELYLLDHNYIYYTKGNGCPSWVPEDQRGCQVLGNPDLEHETSWNKELTFTYDDGTGLNAGLTYYHNAYDNRIGAGVDRVAVDSATNRSIFQWENQGEAIIEGLEGFVTVPVTDALSWYTNVTGNLRSERKDTGEPLSLIPKFTVNSNVNWDITSRWNADLGVSYYGTIDAPEISVTTGDELSTLKLDRKPYALANISTRYNLTDSVTVGAGIKNLFDKQIKREGTGTNAGARTFNEPGRAYVFDVSFDF, encoded by the coding sequence ATGCCAACATTACCAATTTCTTCTGCTTCTATAAATGCTCTTTACCTACCAAAGCCGTTACGCTTAGCGACTGGCAAAGCTTTGCTTGGCATTGCTATCGCTTCTATTTTGAGTACAACTGCATTCGCTGCTGAGATAGATAGCCGTAACGTACCACAAATAGCAGCGCAAGAAATTGATGAACAGCAGGCAATGCCTTCTGTTGAGCTAGATACCATTGTTGTTAAGGCGGCAAGAGAGGAGCTTGAACAAGCAGCTGGGCTTTCAGTGATTAGTGAAGAGGCTATCAAAAAAGCTTCTATTTCCAATGATATTGCAGAGATCGTGCGCAAAATGCCTGGGGTTAACCTATCTGGCTCGTCTACTTCTGGTCAGCGCGGTAATCAGCGCCAGATTGACCTACGTGGTATGGGCCCGAATAACACGCTGATTTTAATCGACGGCCGTCCTGTTACTTCTCGTAATGCCGTTCGCCCTGGTAGGGCTAGCGAGCAAGATACCCGTGGAGACTCGCAATGGGTGCCGCCGAGCGCTATTGAACGAATCGAAGTATTGCGTGGTCCAGCCGCGGCTCGCTATGGTTCTGGTAGTATGGGCGGGGTAGTCAACATCATTACTAAAGCGCCTACTAAAAAAGAATTTTCGGTCACTGGTCACTACGAGTCCCCAGAGAGTGACTTGGAAGGTAAAGACTGGCGCACCAATATCAATATGGCTGGTTCTTTAAGCGACAAGCTGTCCTTCCGTACTACGCTTGGTTACCACGACAGTGAAGGCGATGACCCTTATATCAATGCCGAAGACGCCCAAATTGTAGATGGGCGTGACGGACCAGTCGCTTCTATTGCAGCTGGGGTTGAAGGCGTAGAGAATATAGATGTCCGCCAGCTCTTTGAATACGCTATGGATGCGATGAACACGGTAGGTTTTGAAGTCAACTATAGTACCCAGGATAATCGCTGGGCGGGCGACTCACAATTTCAAAATGTCAATAATGATTTGGTCGAAACCTTAGCTGGAGAATCTACCAATAAGATGCGACGCTATGGTGCTGCCATCACGCACCGTGGTGATTATGACAATACCCGTAGCAATAGCTATTTAGAGTTTAGCCGTACCAATAATGAGCGTTTGGCTGAAGGCACGGCTGGTGGAGGTGAAGGTCAAATTAAACCACCAGCCGCAGGCGAGGACTATAACTGGAACGAGGCGACCTATGACACACTAAACGCCAAGTCAGAGTGGGATATATTCTTTGATCGTCATACGTTGACTGCAGGCGCTGAGTTCCGTGGTGAAAAACTGACCAATCCTTTAGTGTCTGACTTAACCTTTGATGATGGTTTTGACTTCGGCGATGTCGAAACTGACCCTGCTAAGCGTGATCCAAAATCAGATGCTTACCTCGTCGGTGCTTATGTAGAAGATAACTACCAAATCACTCCAGACTGGTATGTAACGCCAGGGTTACGTTTTGATTATCACAGTGAAGCAGGGAGTAATTGGTCACCAAGTATCAATACCACGTGGGATTTTAGCCCTAACTGGTCAGTTAAAACCGGCATTAGTCGCGCTTTTAAGGCGCCTGAGCTCTACTTATTAGATCATAACTACATCTATTACACCAAGGGTAATGGCTGTCCTTCTTGGGTGCCTGAAGATCAACGGGGCTGTCAAGTGCTGGGCAACCCTGATCTTGAGCATGAAACTTCTTGGAACAAAGAGCTGACTTTTACCTATGATGATGGCACAGGGCTGAATGCGGGCTTGACGTATTATCATAATGCCTATGATAACCGTATTGGTGCGGGTGTAGACCGGGTAGCAGTAGATTCGGCGACTAACCGTTCTATCTTCCAGTGGGAGAACCAAGGTGAAGCCATCATTGAAGGTCTTGAAGGCTTTGTCACAGTTCCAGTGACTGACGCACTCTCTTGGTACACCAACGTTACGGGAAATCTGCGTTCAGAACGTAAAGATACGGGTGAGCCGCTATCGCTAATTCCTAAATTTACTGTAAATTCCAATGTTAACTGGGACATTACCTCTCGCTGGAATGCCGACTTAGGCGTCAGCTATTATGGCACCATTGATGCACCTGAAATTTCGGTTACTACTGGTGATGAACTGAGTACCTTAAAGTTAGACCGTAAGCCTTATGCGCTGGCAAATATCAGCACTCGCTATAATCTAACCGACAGTGTTACCGTTGGAGCAGGGATCAAAAACCTATTTGATAAGCAAATTAAGCGCGAAGGCACGGGTACCAATGCGGGTGCTCGAACCTTTAATGAGCCAGGCCGTGCTTATGTGTTTGATGTTAGTTTTGATTTCTAA
- a CDS encoding YqiA/YcfP family alpha/beta fold hydrolase: protein MMFPIENNDTFLLFFHGLDSSNETSKYSCISREPKTCQTVNYRDNFNEIFDIYEALILEKMREYPRVVLAGHSLGGWFANYFAHKYNLRALLIAPCIYPSEVLADRIPKVADMKLSFPTSNTEMIRVMVEVDDECLDVAVARRTLVNLPESWEVEYFERGHHRIARSEDIWYHLVHLCEDPIIWMDDATYHGED, encoded by the coding sequence ATGATGTTTCCCATTGAAAATAATGACACGTTTTTACTGTTCTTTCACGGTCTTGATTCGAGTAATGAGACCAGTAAATATAGTTGTATTAGCCGTGAGCCCAAAACCTGCCAAACCGTCAATTATCGAGATAATTTCAACGAGATTTTCGATATTTATGAGGCGTTAATTTTAGAAAAAATGCGCGAGTATCCTCGAGTCGTCTTGGCAGGGCATTCACTTGGTGGCTGGTTCGCCAATTATTTCGCCCACAAATACAATTTGCGTGCGCTATTAATAGCGCCTTGCATTTATCCCAGTGAGGTTTTAGCAGACCGCATACCAAAAGTGGCTGATATGAAATTGTCATTTCCTACCTCGAATACTGAGATGATAAGAGTCATGGTTGAGGTTGATGATGAATGCTTAGATGTAGCCGTCGCCAGACGCACGTTGGTCAACTTACCTGAGAGCTGGGAAGTGGAGTATTTTGAGCGTGGTCATCACCGTATCGCCCGTAGCGAAGACATTTGGTATCACTTGGTTCATCTGTGCGAAGACCCCATTATCTGGATGGATGACGCGACATATCATGGTGAAGATTAA
- a CDS encoding LysR family transcriptional regulator has product MSLSLEQLQAFVATVETGSFSAAARYLGKAQSAISTAVSNLEIDLDNSLFVRSGRYPILTPAGERLLVEARVILERCEHFRGVAKSLGEGVESRLVLAVDELYPEATLGGLMEEFSRRFPSVELELLFPLMEDVSRLVLEDRADLGIMWRQEILPSALNFHGLGWVSMKMVCAPNHELARQPVGWEELKRYRQLMVATRNHSEEKARLRIASDVWWVESQWVIVELVQRNLGWAFVPEHVVASALDNGFLVEPILDFNDHDWPVALEIVWHKQRPLGKAAAWLKSAAIALNK; this is encoded by the coding sequence ATGAGCCTTTCATTAGAGCAACTGCAAGCCTTTGTCGCCACGGTAGAGACCGGTTCTTTCTCAGCCGCCGCCCGTTATCTAGGCAAGGCGCAGTCTGCTATTAGCACGGCGGTATCAAATTTAGAAATTGATTTGGACAACAGCTTATTTGTCCGCAGTGGACGCTATCCAATCCTGACGCCAGCTGGAGAGCGCTTACTGGTAGAGGCGCGAGTGATACTAGAGCGTTGTGAGCATTTTCGCGGGGTGGCCAAAAGTCTGGGCGAAGGAGTAGAGAGTCGATTGGTACTGGCGGTTGATGAGCTGTACCCCGAAGCAACGCTAGGCGGCTTGATGGAAGAGTTTTCGCGCCGATTTCCTAGTGTGGAGCTGGAACTATTGTTTCCGCTGATGGAAGATGTCAGCCGCTTGGTGTTAGAAGATCGCGCCGATTTAGGCATTATGTGGCGTCAAGAGATACTACCTTCAGCGCTGAATTTTCATGGGCTTGGTTGGGTGTCGATGAAAATGGTGTGCGCGCCGAACCATGAGCTAGCTCGTCAGCCAGTGGGGTGGGAGGAGTTGAAACGCTATCGGCAATTGATGGTGGCAACACGCAATCATAGCGAAGAAAAAGCACGGTTGCGAATAGCATCTGATGTCTGGTGGGTTGAGAGCCAGTGGGTTATCGTTGAGCTGGTACAGCGCAATCTAGGCTGGGCATTCGTGCCCGAACATGTGGTAGCCAGTGCCTTGGATAATGGTTTTTTAGTCGAGCCAATATTGGACTTTAACGATCATGATTGGCCAGTGGCTTTAGAAATTGTATGGCACAAGCAGCGTCCTCTAGGTAAAGCGGCTGCTTGGTTGAAGTCGGCTGCGATTGCGCTAAATAAGTGA
- a CDS encoding PACE efflux transporter, which translates to MRTVKDRIRHTLGFEIIGLIIFVPLASWLFGFDIQSIGLIAVAASIIATLWNYFYNLLFDHSMLKLRGNVHKTVPLRMLHAFLFEGGLLLLFLPIIAWHLGISLWQAFLMDITMATFYLVHAFVYNWIYDNVFPIPANHLLSQRNDVVA; encoded by the coding sequence ATGCGCACCGTGAAAGATCGTATTCGTCATACTTTGGGTTTTGAGATAATAGGTTTAATTATATTTGTACCGTTGGCAAGCTGGTTATTTGGCTTTGATATTCAGTCGATAGGTCTTATCGCCGTGGCTGCTTCGATTATCGCGACGTTGTGGAACTACTTTTACAACCTGTTGTTTGACCACAGCATGCTGAAGCTACGCGGCAATGTACATAAGACGGTTCCACTACGAATGTTGCACGCGTTTTTATTTGAAGGTGGTCTGCTGTTATTATTCCTACCAATAATTGCGTGGCACTTAGGCATCAGCCTTTGGCAAGCCTTTCTCATGGATATTACAATGGCTACTTTCTACTTGGTACATGCTTTTGTTTATAACTGGATTTATGACAATGTGTTTCCTATTCCAGCAAACCATCTGCTATCTCAACGTAATGATGTGGTCGCCTAA
- a CDS encoding META domain-containing protein — MKNMTKVMMVSVLAVGTLAAGCQTTSTPSAPVTQPITSDALQAYHWQLVDAKNTKGETITPLFFNPAEPLTLDFVTANGSNIVTLMNTCNNMSAEYKVANGEVTLGPVRSTRMACPAPQASFDSATLATVNGKYSMSKNANNVPVLTITNANQVANFKAVAK, encoded by the coding sequence ATGAAAAATATGACCAAGGTAATGATGGTAAGCGTTTTAGCAGTGGGAACATTGGCAGCAGGTTGTCAAACCACATCTACGCCAAGTGCACCCGTTACCCAGCCTATTACCTCGGATGCCTTGCAAGCCTATCATTGGCAACTCGTGGATGCCAAAAACACCAAGGGCGAGACCATTACTCCATTATTCTTTAATCCAGCCGAACCATTAACCCTCGATTTTGTGACGGCGAATGGGAGCAATATCGTTACTTTGATGAATACTTGTAACAATATGAGTGCTGAATATAAGGTAGCAAATGGCGAGGTAACCTTGGGTCCAGTAAGAAGCACAAGAATGGCTTGCCCTGCCCCACAAGCCAGCTTTGATAGTGCCACACTAGCAACCGTAAATGGTAAATATAGCATGAGCAAAAATGCCAATAACGTGCCTGTCTTGACCATTACCAATGCGAACCAAGTAGCGAATTTTAAAGCGGTTGCTAAATAG
- a CDS encoding DUF6122 family protein: MTQTLIHYFFHFGMPLIVAYVFFRNDYKRVYLILLATMLVDLDHLLATPIFSPNRCSIHFHPLHSYYAMAVYVAMLVLPKPYRVIGLGLLLHMLTDLNDCVMTYAQIPQALDNAPARELVIWLANRFK; encoded by the coding sequence ATGACGCAAACTTTAATTCACTACTTTTTTCACTTCGGCATGCCTTTAATCGTGGCTTATGTGTTTTTCCGCAATGATTACAAAAGGGTTTATCTGATACTGCTCGCCACTATGTTGGTTGATTTGGATCATCTGCTAGCAACGCCTATTTTCTCGCCCAATCGCTGTAGTATTCACTTTCACCCACTGCACAGTTATTATGCAATGGCAGTATATGTGGCTATGTTAGTGCTGCCTAAGCCATATAGAGTCATAGGTTTGGGCTTACTATTGCATATGCTGACGGATCTGAATGACTGTGTTATGACGTATGCCCAAATCCCCCAAGCGTTGGATAATGCGCCAGCTCGTGAGCTGGTCATATGGCTAGCAAATAGGTTTAAGTAG
- the cynR gene encoding transcriptional regulator CynR, protein MILRHIKYFLAVAEYQSFTQAAASLYVSQPALSQQIKQLEEGLGATLFDRSGRRVTLTDAGDVYARYAHRALQDLEEGRRAIHDVQDLSRGALRIAITPTFTTYLLGPLIKAFHTRYPSLTLSVQEMSQEQMEKQILDDEFDVGIAFEDVQSADIDTQTLLIETLALVVSKHHPLAKQAAIDLPTLNAQSLVLLSREFATREQIEHYCRQHDIAPNVLMEANSLSAVIEMVRHTQLTTLLPSNIAHNYDELVAITLAPSLLQRTAVLLQRKGAYQSAATKAFVALAHEVCSNTVESKALFFK, encoded by the coding sequence ATGATTCTTCGGCACATTAAGTATTTCTTGGCAGTGGCAGAGTACCAAAGCTTTACCCAAGCAGCAGCGTCTTTATACGTGTCACAGCCAGCGTTATCACAGCAGATTAAACAGTTGGAGGAGGGTCTAGGCGCGACTTTATTTGATCGCTCTGGTCGCCGTGTCACATTGACCGATGCCGGTGATGTCTATGCGCGCTATGCCCATAGAGCCTTGCAGGATTTGGAGGAAGGACGGCGCGCCATTCACGATGTGCAGGATCTCAGTCGCGGTGCGTTGCGGATTGCGATTACGCCTACTTTTACCACGTATTTGCTTGGACCTTTAATCAAAGCGTTTCATACTCGTTATCCGAGCCTTACGCTAAGCGTGCAGGAGATGTCACAGGAGCAGATGGAAAAGCAAATACTCGATGATGAGTTTGATGTGGGTATTGCTTTTGAAGATGTGCAGTCTGCCGATATCGATACACAAACCTTGCTGATAGAGACGCTCGCACTGGTTGTTAGTAAACATCACCCTCTTGCCAAGCAAGCGGCGATTGATTTGCCAACGCTAAACGCGCAGTCACTGGTATTGCTGAGCCGCGAATTTGCCACGCGCGAACAGATTGAGCATTATTGTCGTCAGCATGACATTGCGCCAAACGTACTGATGGAGGCAAACTCGCTAAGCGCAGTGATCGAAATGGTTCGCCATACTCAACTGACCACCTTATTACCTTCCAACATCGCTCATAATTATGATGAGCTGGTGGCGATTACCTTAGCGCCGTCTTTGCTCCAGCGTACAGCGGTATTACTACAACGAAAAGGTGCGTATCAGAGCGCTGCTACTAAGGCATTTGTTGCGTTGGCACATGAGGTTTGTTCGAACACGGTTGAATCCAAGGCACTGTTTTTCAAATAG
- a CDS encoding carbonic anhydrase — MKDIIEGFLKFHSDAYPKRANLFKNLATKQNPRTLFISCSDSRLVPELVTQHEPGGLFVIRNAGNIVPSYGPEPGGVSASVEYAITALKVTDVVICGHSDCGAMTAIANCSCMDHMPAVGSWLRYADSARVVNEARDHGSDSERVASMVRENVIAQIENIKTHPSIRLALRENRLALHGWVYDIESGDIDALDGVTNEFVSLATHTEVRAYPISPLAVAV, encoded by the coding sequence ATGAAAGATATTATTGAAGGTTTTCTAAAATTTCACAGTGACGCCTATCCTAAGCGCGCCAATTTATTCAAAAACTTAGCGACCAAACAAAACCCACGCACGCTGTTTATTTCTTGCTCAGACAGCCGCTTAGTGCCAGAGCTCGTTACTCAACACGAACCCGGTGGTCTGTTTGTGATTCGCAATGCGGGCAACATTGTGCCATCTTATGGTCCTGAGCCTGGCGGGGTATCGGCGTCAGTTGAGTATGCTATTACCGCTTTGAAAGTCACGGATGTGGTGATTTGCGGACACTCTGACTGCGGTGCGATGACTGCAATTGCTAACTGCAGCTGCATGGATCATATGCCAGCGGTGGGCAGCTGGCTTCGCTACGCCGACTCAGCACGAGTGGTCAATGAAGCCCGTGACCACGGCAGTGATAGCGAGCGAGTCGCCTCTATGGTTCGTGAAAATGTCATCGCTCAAATCGAAAACATCAAAACCCATCCGTCTATACGTTTGGCGCTAAGAGAAAATCGTTTGGCACTACATGGCTGGGTTTACGATATCGAGTCCGGTGACATCGATGCCTTAGATGGCGTGACCAATGAATTTGTCTCATTGGCAACGCACACTGAGGTTCGTGCTTATCCGATATCGCCGCTGGCAGTCGCCGTTTAG
- the cynS gene encoding cyanase produces MIQSQVSNTARQTLTDTIIAAKAAKNLSFEQIASGTGLSDVFITAALLGQHPLPADAAQKVGETLGLDEDAIALLQCIPSRGSVGSEIPTDPTIYRFYEMMQVYGTTLKALVHEQFGDGIISAINFKMDIKKVADPEGGDRAVITLDGKFLPFKPF; encoded by the coding sequence ATGATTCAGTCTCAAGTAAGCAACACCGCACGTCAAACATTAACTGACACCATCATTGCTGCCAAAGCGGCAAAGAACCTGTCATTTGAGCAAATCGCTTCAGGAACAGGCTTGAGTGATGTCTTTATCACCGCCGCTTTGCTAGGTCAGCATCCGTTACCTGCTGATGCCGCCCAAAAAGTTGGTGAAACTTTAGGACTTGATGAGGACGCCATCGCGTTACTACAATGCATTCCATCACGAGGCAGCGTTGGTAGTGAGATTCCTACTGACCCGACAATCTACCGTTTTTATGAGATGATGCAGGTATATGGCACCACGCTAAAAGCCTTGGTTCATGAGCAATTTGGTGATGGTATCATCAGTGCCATTAATTTCAAAATGGATATCAAAAAAGTGGCTGACCCTGAAGGTGGTGACCGCGCAGTGATCACTCTAGATGGTAAATTCCTACCGTTCAAACCTTTTTAA